In Candidatus Binatia bacterium, the genomic window ACTTTTGTCGCCGAGAACAAGGTGGCAACCGCCAACGGAGTCTTCCGCGAGTGGAAGATTGTCGAGGCAAAGATCGACGAGAAAAATCCGGCGGCCAGTCGAATTGAGCTGGAGATCGACCTGAGCAGTATCGATACCGGAAATACCAAACGAGATGATCATCTGCGCAACCCGGACTATTTCGAAGTGGAGAAATATCCGACCGCTTCGGTGGTGATCGATAACGTTCGGTACGAGGGGGGAGATACGTTTGATGCCGATGTGATGCTGGATCTCCATGGAAAGAAGAAAACCTTTACCGTTCCTTTCCGCATTGAGAATCGTGCAGAGAGACGAATTTCTGCAGCCTTCATGATCAATCGCATGGACTTCGAGATCGGAACTCCCTACTCGATGATCAACCCGCTTTCGATTGACGAAGAGATTCCAATGAAGGTGACCGCGACGATTCCAGCAGCGGAAGCTCCGAGAGCGCCCTAGGTTTCAGGCCCCGGTCGAAACCATCTTTTCTCGCAGCCGCCCGAGAGCTTCGATGCTTTCCTGAAGCTCCGGCTCTTCGAGGTATTTCTGCGAGTGGATGACACCGGTCGCGCCTCCTTCGGCCAGCGTTCGCAGAGTCGCTTCGGCACGATCAAGATCGTGCAAGGGGAGTGTGGTCACCAATTGGACCTCGGGGTCGGGTTTGCCCGCCTCACGGGCGATTTGCCGGAGGCCTGAGCTTTTCAGAGCGAGTTTTTTCGGGTCGCTGCCGATGGGCATCCATCCGTCAGCAAATTCGACCGTGCGACGAAAAGCTCGGGGGCCGGAACCGCCGACGTAGATTTTGGGGCGTGCGGGTCTTGGTCGGAAAAGAAAGGGTTGCCGATTCGACTCGACAATATCCTGGGCGAAACATTCATGCAGGAACTTCAGCGTGGCATCGGTGATACGGCCTCGCTCGCTCGGCTCTACGCCGACAGCGCGGAATTCCGATTCCATCCATCCCGAGCCGACGCCGAGAAGGAGTCTGCCCGCGGAGAGTTCCTGAATCGTGGCGACCCATTTTGCCGTCGCAAGTGCCGGGCGGTAGGGGAGCACCAGAACGCTCGTGCCGAGGCCGATCTTTTTGGTGCTGCCGGCCAGAAAGGCGAGAGTCGCGAGCGGGTCCAGGTACCTTCCTTCGGACCCGACGGCATCGTCAGGGGGGATCGCGATATGGTCGGCGACCCATACCGCGTCGAGGAGCGCAGCTTCGGCTTTTTGTGCCGCGCTTGTAAGCAGTTCCCGGCTCGAGGCGGGGCCCATATTGCGAAGATAAAAACCGATTTCCATAGTCTTCTCTTAAAGTCTGACTCGCTTGGGTGCCAGCGGTTCGCCTAGCGATAGGGGACGATCTCACCCGCGCGGAGCTTCTTCAGATAATCTTTCATCTCACCTTTGACGATGGGTGCGAGCAGGTAGAGCCCCAAAATATTTGCCAGAGCCATCGCGAAGATCATGCCATCTGAAAAGTCCAGAATCGCCTCAAGTTGGGCCACACAACCCATGGCTACAAAGACGCAGAAAATTGTATTGAAGCTATGCCGCGAGACTTTGCCGGGACCAAAGATATAGATCCACCCCTCAAGTCCGTAGTACGACCAGGCCACCATGGTCGAGAAAGCAAAGAGAAAAACGACCAGCGCCAAAACGTAGGGAAACCAGGGAATGACGCTGGCAAAGGCCGACGAGGTTAATTCGACACCGCTTGCCGTTCCGACGGGGTTCGCCGGATCATATACGGTGCAGGTGATGACCAGAGCGGTGATCGAGCAGACGACGATGGTATCGATAAAGGGCTCGAGCAGAGCGACGAATCCCTCGGTCACAGGGTGCCGCGTGCGCACCGCTGCGTGGGCGACGGCCGCAGATCCAATTCCGGCTTCGTTGGAAAAAGCGGCTCGTTTGAAGCCAAGGGCCATCACACCCAGCATGCCACCGGAAACGCCCTCGGGAGAAAAGGCTCCGGTGACGATCTGTTGCAGGGCGGTGGGGATTCGATCGATATTGGCAATGATGACGAAAAGGCCGGTCGCGATATAAGTCAAAGCCATAAATGGGACAATCGCTTGCGCGACCCGCGCGATACTGCGAATTCCGCCGACGATCACGGAAAAGACAATACTGGCGAGCCCCAAACCGACGAGCCACCCCTTGTCGCCGAGAAAGCCGTCCGCCCCTCCCGTGACGTTCGCCAGTTGGACGTAGGCCTGATTGGACTGGAACATGCATCCGACTCCGAGCGAACCAATGATGATGCAGACGGCATAATACCAGGCCATCGTTTTTCCCAGACGGGGCAGCCCACGCGCGCTCAGGCCGCGATCGAGATAGAACATTGGGCCACCGCTGATGGAGCCATCGGGGTTTTCTTTCCTGTACTTCACGCCGAGAGTGCATTCGGCAAACTTTGAGGACATGCCGAGAAAGCCGGCGATCAGCAGCCAGAACGCCGCACCGGGCCCACCGACCGAAATGCAGATGGCGACATGTGCAATATTGCCGACACCGACGGTGCCGGAGACGGCTGTCGAGAGTGCCTGAAATGGCGTCACCTCGCCGGGGGCCGCCGGGTCTGTGTAGTCGCCACGAACCAGACGCAGGGCATGAGGAAAGCCTCGAATACTGATGAAACCGAGGTAGAAAGTGAAGAAAAGGGCTCCGGCCATCAGCCAGGCCACGATCAGCGGGAATTCGCGACCGCCCACGTCGATCCCGAAAAAAATAATGGAGTTGAGCTTGTCGGCAAATGGGGCAAACGTGTTCTCGATGAAAGTTTCCATTCCGGAGGCCATCTCGCTTGCTTGCTATCGCGTGGCGGGGGTGAGCGCCAGCAGCTCGAACACGCTACAGGTTGGCTGATCATGAAACGTACAATTTACTCCGAGGAACATGAGATTTTTCGCGCGGGCTTCAGGCGCTTTGCTGAAAAGGAAATTGTCCCGCGCATCGACGGGTGGAATGCGGCCGGGATTACGGATCGGGAGACTTGGCAGAAGGTGGGCGAAGCCGGGTATCTGGGGGCGGCCGTGCCGGAAGCCTACGGGGGCGCAGGCGGGGATTTTCTTTTCGATGCAATTTTGATCGAAGAGGCCGGCCGGATTCGTGCGCACCCTCTGATGCTCTCGCTGCACTCGGACATCGTGCTGCCTTATTTTCTCGACTTCGGGACCGAAGAACAAAAGACCCGCTGGGTTCCCGGGTGCGTTCGCGGTGAAACCATCCTCGCTATCGGCATGACCGAGCCTGGGACGGGTTCCGATTTGGCGAATATCCGGACGACCGCGCGTCGGGATGGGGACAGCTATATTCTCAACGGTGCCAAGACGTTCATTTCAAACGGACAGCTGGCCGATTTGGTTGTCGTGGTCTGCAAGACGGATCCCGAGATCGAGCCGCGCCACAAGGGCATCAGCCTGATTGTTGTCGAGGCCGGCACCGCCGGGTTCTCACGAGGCCGCAATCTCGACAAGCTCGGTCTGAAGGGGCAGGACACCAGCGAACTGCATTTCGAGGATTGTCGGGTGCCGGCCACGAATCTTCTCGGGCAGGAGGGGCGCGGTTTCTACCATCTGATGCAGCAACTACAGCAGGAGCGCCTCACGATCGCGATTGGCTCGATCGCTTCATCCCGGCGCTCGCTGGAAGACACGCTGGATTATTGTCGTGAACGGTCTGCGTTTGGTCGATCGATCGCTTCATTTCAGGCCAACCAATTTACTCTCGCGGAACTCGCGACGCAGGTGGAAGTTGGACAGGCCTTTGTCGATCGCTGCCTTGGGGCACATATTGCGGGGGAAGAGATCGTCAATGAGGTCAGCATGGCGAAGTGGTGGACCACCGATCTCCAGAAAAAACTGACTTCCGAGTGCCTCCAGCTGCATGGAGGGTACGGATTCATGGCAGAATATCCGATCTCGCAGGACTACGCAGATGCCGCCGTTCAGTCGATCTACGCGGGGACCAACGAGATCATGAAGGTGTTGATCGCCAGGGGTCTGGGGCTCCCCGACGCCTGAGCATTTGCCATTTTAGGCTATCGGGCCTAACACGGAATGCAGGATGACGAGCACGCTACCTGAAGAGAGGATCGAGATCGCGAGACAGGCTTGGGAAGCGGTTTCGACGGCTGATGTGGAAAGTCTTGCGCGCGTTTCGACAGCGGCTGTCGTTTGGCACGCCTCTGGCCGGGGAATCCGCGCCGGCACGCACCGCGGTCGGCGGGCGGTCATGGACTATCTCGCCAGCCTTGGCGATGATGTAGACTCCTTGAGTCTGGATCTGGTGGATGTTCTGACCGGAGATTTGCGCACCGCCCTTCTCGTTCGCTTGACGGGCGCTCGGCACGGGAAGGAACTCGATACGCAATTCGTCGTCTTGCTGCGGATGGAGGAGCGCAAGATCGCCGAGGTTTGGTCGATGCCGAACGACCAATATCTGGTCGACGAGTTCTGGGCCTGAGGTCGGTTGCAGTCGATGGCCCTGGATCCAGCCCCTCTTCGTGCTTTGCGTGTATTGGATTTGTCGACGGGGGTCGCTGGGCCCTATGCGGCCAGAGTCTTGCGCGAGGCTGGTGCCGAGGTCCTCAAGTTGGAGGAGCCGCTTGGCGATCCGATGCGCGACTGGAGTGCCTCCTACAAGGCACTCCCCCCGGGTGAAGACGCAGGCCTTTTTCAATTTCTCAATGCCGGCAAGCAAGGCGTTCCCTGCGATTTGACGACGGCCGATGGCCTGGAGATTCTCGGGAAATTAGCAGCCGAGGCCGATATCCTGATCGAAAATTTCGGGCCACTGGGTTTTGCCGAACGGAAGCTGGGATCGCTTCAGGACGACCATCCGCATTTGTCGATCGTTTCGATCAGCTGGTGGGGGCATGAAGGTCCCTGGGCCACGCGACCGGCCAACGAATGGACTCTGCAGGCGGCGATCGGCATGACAGCGCGGCGCGGCTATCCCGAACGTGGACCGGTGGCCTGCGGTGGGCGGTTTGGTGAATGGTCGGCCGGGAGTTGCGCAGCTGTCGCGGCTCTGGCTGCTGTTCAGAGCGCGCGCCAGACGGGGCGTGGGGATCATGTGGACCTCTCGGTCTTTGAATCCATGCTGCTCTGCATGACGCAATATCACACGCTCGACGGACAGTTCCGGCCAGAGTTGTTGCCAGCCTATGTGGAATGCCCATCGATTGAACGGACCAGCGATGGATGGGTGGGGCTGGCTTGCGTGACTCCGCCGCAGTGGGAAGCGTTCTGCGAAATGATGGGTCGACCGGATTGGGCCGAGAACCCCAAACTGGTCTCGGCAGATGAACGCATGAAGATTCGCGATACGCTGCATCGCGACATCATCGAATGGATGGCGGCCCGCACAACCGAGGAAGTG contains:
- a CDS encoding nuclear transport factor 2 family protein; this encodes MTSTLPEERIEIARQAWEAVSTADVESLARVSTAAVVWHASGRGIRAGTHRGRRAVMDYLASLGDDVDSLSLDLVDVLTGDLRTALLVRLTGARHGKELDTQFVVLLRMEERKIAEVWSMPNDQYLVDEFWA
- a CDS encoding YceI family protein, whose amino-acid sequence is MIRVLPFTFALLLLSISPIAAKDTVSPPGSITFVAENKVATANGVFREWKIVEAKIDEKNPAASRIELEIDLSSIDTGNTKRDDHLRNPDYFEVEKYPTASVVIDNVRYEGGDTFDADVMLDLHGKKKTFTVPFRIENRAERRISAAFMINRMDFEIGTPYSMINPLSIDEEIPMKVTATIPAAEAPRAP
- a CDS encoding alanine/glycine:cation symporter family protein; its protein translation is METFIENTFAPFADKLNSIIFFGIDVGGREFPLIVAWLMAGALFFTFYLGFISIRGFPHALRLVRGDYTDPAAPGEVTPFQALSTAVSGTVGVGNIAHVAICISVGGPGAAFWLLIAGFLGMSSKFAECTLGVKYRKENPDGSISGGPMFYLDRGLSARGLPRLGKTMAWYYAVCIIIGSLGVGCMFQSNQAYVQLANVTGGADGFLGDKGWLVGLGLASIVFSVIVGGIRSIARVAQAIVPFMALTYIATGLFVIIANIDRIPTALQQIVTGAFSPEGVSGGMLGVMALGFKRAAFSNEAGIGSAAVAHAAVRTRHPVTEGFVALLEPFIDTIVVCSITALVITCTVYDPANPVGTASGVELTSSAFASVIPWFPYVLALVVFLFAFSTMVAWSYYGLEGWIYIFGPGKVSRHSFNTIFCVFVAMGCVAQLEAILDFSDGMIFAMALANILGLYLLAPIVKGEMKDYLKKLRAGEIVPYR
- a CDS encoding acyl-CoA dehydrogenase family protein, with protein sequence MKRTIYSEEHEIFRAGFRRFAEKEIVPRIDGWNAAGITDRETWQKVGEAGYLGAAVPEAYGGAGGDFLFDAILIEEAGRIRAHPLMLSLHSDIVLPYFLDFGTEEQKTRWVPGCVRGETILAIGMTEPGTGSDLANIRTTARRDGDSYILNGAKTFISNGQLADLVVVVCKTDPEIEPRHKGISLIVVEAGTAGFSRGRNLDKLGLKGQDTSELHFEDCRVPATNLLGQEGRGFYHLMQQLQQERLTIAIGSIASSRRSLEDTLDYCRERSAFGRSIASFQANQFTLAELATQVEVGQAFVDRCLGAHIAGEEIVNEVSMAKWWTTDLQKKLTSECLQLHGGYGFMAEYPISQDYADAAVQSIYAGTNEIMKVLIARGLGLPDA
- a CDS encoding TIGR03619 family F420-dependent LLM class oxidoreductase, translated to MEIGFYLRNMGPASSRELLTSAAQKAEAALLDAVWVADHIAIPPDDAVGSEGRYLDPLATLAFLAGSTKKIGLGTSVLVLPYRPALATAKWVATIQELSAGRLLLGVGSGWMESEFRAVGVEPSERGRITDATLKFLHECFAQDIVESNRQPFLFRPRPARPKIYVGGSGPRAFRRTVEFADGWMPIGSDPKKLALKSSGLRQIAREAGKPDPEVQLVTTLPLHDLDRAEATLRTLAEGGATGVIHSQKYLEEPELQESIEALGRLREKMVSTGA